Sequence from the Janthinobacterium lividum genome:
CTTGTCGATGCCCATGCCAAAGGCGTTGGTGGCGACCATGATGCGGCGTTCGCCATTCATGAACAAATCCTGGTTGTGCTTGCGCTCGCGCGCCGCCAGCTTGCCGTGGTAGCACATAACGCTCTCGCCCAGTTCCGCCAGCCGCGCCGCCAGGTCCTCGACGGCCTTGACGGTGGCCGCATACACGATGCCCACGCCCGGCGTCTCGCGCAGCAGGCGCAAGACTTCGTCCTGTTTCTCTCCCGCATTCGTGACCTGGATCACGCGGTAGCGCAAATTGGCCCGGTAGATGCCGGTATTGATGACCTGCAGCATGCGCGCTTCCAGTTGCGCGTCGATATCGTCTACCACTTCGCCGGTGGCCGTGGCCGTCAGCGCCAGCACGGGCGGACGGCCCAGCGCGCGCAGGGCGGCCGCGATTTCCAGGTAGGCGGGACGGAAGTCATGGCCCCACTGGGAGATGCAATGGGCTTCATCGATGACGACCAGGCTGGGCGGCGAGGCTCCCAGCAGAGACAGGAAGGCGGCACTGGTCAGGCGTTCCGGCGTGCAAAAGATGATGATCCTGCCGCCCTGGCCGATGCGGGCGATGGCCTCGTCCTCTTCCGCGCGCGACAGACTGCTGTTGAGCTGCACGGCCGTGATGCCCAGTTCTTGCAGCTTTTCCAGCTGGTCTTTCATCAGCGAAATCAGCGGCGACACGACCAAAGTCGCACCGGGCAACAGGGCGGCGGGCAACTGGTAGCACAGGGACTTGCCGCTGCCGGTGGGCATGATGGCCAGGGTGTCGCGCCCGGCCAGCACGCTGTCGATGACATCCTGCTGGCCCGTGCGCAGCCGCGCCACGCCAAAGACCGAGCGCAGCAGGCGCTGGATATGCTTGCCTGGCTTGCCTGGCTTGCCTGGCTTGCCGGATTGGTTCGCTGCACTGCTCATCATTGTCGTCCCGAAAGTAACACTGCGATAAGGTGCAGCTACTTTAAGGCCGGGCCTGGCGCACCGCCATAGGACGGGCGCCACAGCCGGCGTAGGAATTCAGGAAGCAAACAGGATGGCCCAGAACAGCATCAGCAGACCGGCAATCGACACGCACCAGACGAGCGTGCGCACGACAGGCACGCCAAACGCGTACAGGGGCAAATACAGCACGCGCGCGGCCAGGTACAGGGCGGCGCCGTACAGGGTCAGCGCGCTTTCCTGCGCCGTCACGTGGGCGATCAGCACGGCGGCGGCGAACAGGGGCAGGGTTTCGAACAGATTCGCCTGGGCCCGCCGCAAGCGGCCCGTGATCTTGCCCACAGGCGGCCCGTCGCCATCGCGCGCGCTCACGTTATAGGCCGTGCCTGTCTCGCGCGTGCGAAACAGCGCGGGCAGCAGGATTTGCAGCAGCGCCAGCACCAAAGTACAGGCCAGCATCGTCAATTCAGGGGTCATCTTTTACCTCTGCGGGTGAGACAGGCAAGCCGTGCCGGCGCATGCCTGTCAGGGTTGGTCGAGTGCCGCTTGCAACTCCATCAAATCATAAGGCTTGCGCAGGACGCTGGCGGAAAAACCCAGTTCATCCATCGATTCCTTGCCATAGCCCGTGGAAAAGATGATGCGCATGTCCGGTTTATCGCGCAGCACCATGCGTGCCAATGCGATGCCGGACATACCGGGCAGGCTGACATCCGTAAACAGGATATCGAAGTCTTGCTCGTTGAGCAGATCCCACGCCGCCTCGCCATCGGACACGCCGCTGACCGTGTGGCCCAGCATACCCACCAGTTCGCACACCATCAGCTGCGAATCGAGATTGTCTTCCACCACGAGTATTTTCATCGATGTCGGCATGTCACCCTGCGGTGTTGGCGCATGGCCCGTCAAGTCCAGCCCCGGCGTGCCGCTTCCCCGCACGCTGGCCGAGGTGCTGCCGGCCACCGGCGCGCCGGACCGTTCAAACTGGCGCGCGCGCATTTGCTGCTGGCGGTTGGCCAGCACATGGCGCAGCTTGCGCGCCAGCTCTTCGCGCCGGTACGGTTTGCTGAGCAATTCCACCCCCGCGTCGAGACGCCCTTCGTGCACGATGACATCCTGCGCGTAGCCCGAGGTAAACAGCACGGCGATATCGGGCTGCAACTCGCGCGCCTGGCGCGCCATCTCCGTGCTGCTGACGGGACCGGGCATGATCACGTCCGTAAACAGCAAGTCGATCTGCGCGCCGCTGTGCAGCACGGCCAGCGCGCTTTCGCCATCCTCGGCCTTGAGCACCTTGTAGCCGAGCGCCCCGAGCATGTCGACCACGGTGGTGCGCACGCCCACGTCGTCTTCCACCACCAGCACCGTTTCCGTGCCGCCCGTGACGACGCCGCTCAGCTCCAGTTCCTCGTCCGCTTCCGCCATCAGCGAGCGGGGCAAATAGATTTTGACTCCCGTGCCCACGCCAGGTTCACTGTAGATGCGGATATGGCCGCGGCTTTGCGTGACAAAGCCATACGCCATCGACAAACCCAGGCCCGTGCCCGCGCCTTCCGGCTTGGTCGTGAAGAACGGCTCGAACGCGCGCTGCAGCACGGGGCCGCTCATGCCGCGGCCCGTATCCGTCACCGACAGCATCACGTACTGGCCTGCCGGCACGTCGACCAGATTATGCACATACTGTTCGTCGAGCACGACGTTGCCCAGCTCGATGGTCAGCTTGCCCACGCCATCCATGGCGTCGCGCGCATTGATGGCCAGGTTGAGGATGACGTTCTCGATCTGACTGCGGTCGATCAGGGTATTCCACAGTCCGCCACCGCCCACGAGCACGATGTCGATCGCTTCGCCCAGGGCGCGCCGCAACAGCGCATCCATGTTGCGCACCACGCGCGCCAGATCGGCCACCACGGGTTGCAAGGGCTGGCGCCGCGCAAATGCCAGCAAATGCGACGACAGCTTGGCGCCCCGCTCGACGGCGGCAATCGCCGTGTCCAGGCGCTGGCGCATCAAGCCATCCGTGCCCGCCAGGTGCTGCAGCAAATGCAAGTTGCCGGAAATGATTTGCAGCACATTGTTGAAATCGTGCGCGATCCCCCCCGTCAGCTGGCCCACGGCTTCCATCTTTTGTGCCTGGCGCAAGGCGTCTTCGGCCTTGGTGCGCTCACCCACTTCCTGTTCGACCCGGTGTTCCAGCGTTTCGTTCAATTCATGCAGCGCTTTTTCCACGCGGCGCCGGTCCGTGATATCCGTCTTGACGGCGATCAGGGAACGCGTATGACCCTGCTCATCGACCAGGCGGCTGACATTGCTCGACACCCACACTTGCGAGCCATCGGGCTTCAGGTAGCGCTTTTCCAGCGAGAACGACTCGCCCGTTTCCACCAGGCGCTGGAACAGCACGCCGTTGCCAGGCACGTCTGCCGGATGCATGATGTCGTTCATGTTCAGGCTCAGCAGCTCTTCGGCGGAACGCCCCAGCATGCGGCACAGGGCGCCGTTGACACGCTGGAAGCGGCCATCGAGGCCCAGCTCGGACAAGCCCACGGAAGCCTGGCCGAAAATGGCGGCCATGCGCTCCTGGCTGGCGTTCAGTTCATCTTCGATGTGGCGCCGCTCCGTCACGTCGAACGACACGCCCACGTAGCGGCGCTGGCCCGGCACGCGGCCGGCCACCACCTCGCCCTGGCGCGCGATCCAGCGCAGCGCGCCATCGGCGGGACGGCGGATGCGGTACTCCACGTATTCGAGGGGATTGGGCGCCAGATCCAGCTTGCTGGGTCCGACCTTTTGCTGGTCGCGCGCATCGACCAGGCTCACCAGCAGGCGTTCCGTCACCACTTCCTCGTCGGCAATGCCCCACAGGCGGCGGAAGGTAGGCGACACCACCATCGCGCCCGTATCGGGGAACCATTCGAAGGTGCCGATGCCGCCCGCCTGCTGGGCCAGGCGCAGCCGCTCCTCGCCTTCCATGCGCTCGGTGACGTCGATGCCTTCGACGAGGATGCCCGTGACCACGCCCTCGTCATCCTTGATGGGCTGGTAGACGAAGTCGATATGGCGCTGGCCCGTCAGCCCGTCAGCCGTCTGCAAATCCACCTTCACCTGGCGCCCTTCGAAGGGCACGCCCGTGCGGTAGACCTGGTCGAGCAGCTCGATGAAACCTTGCGCCTTGACTTCGGGCAAGGCCATTTCGACTGTCTTGCCGAGCAAATCGCGGTGCCCCACCAGGCGCAGATAATGTTCGTTCGCCAGCTCGAACACATGCTGCGGCCCGCGCAGCATGGCCATGAAGCTGGGTGCCTGCTGGAACAGGGCGCGCAGCAGCGCGCGCTCCTCGCCCAGGCGGCGGTTGGCCTCGCGCACGGCCTCGCCCTCGGCCTGCAAGGTGGTGTTGAGTTCGCCCAGCTCGGCCGTGGCCAGCTTCAGCTGGCGCCCCTCCTCCATGCGCGCCGTCAATTCCAGCGCCGTGCACAGTACGCCATCCACCTGGCCGTCGGCGCCATGCACGGGCGTGTAATACAGGTCGAAACAGACGTCCGTGCGCTGTCCGTCACGTAACAGCGGCAGGCAGCACTCGCGGTGCACCTGCGTCTCGCCGCGCAGCCCCGCTTCGAGGATGCGCGCGTTCCAGTCCCATATCTCGGGCCAGACGGCCGGCACCGTGCCGCCCAGCGCCGCCGGATGGCGCTCCCCGGCGATCTGGATGTAGTCGTCGTTGTAAATCATCACGTGTTGCGGCCCCCACATCAGCACCATCGCCATCGGCGAATGGAGCACGATGTCGACGCTGGTGCGCAAATTCGCGGGCCAGCCATCGAGGGCACCCAGGCTGGTGGCGGACCAGTCGCGCCGGCGCAGCAGCTCGCCCATGCTGCCGCCGCCGCGCGGCCAGGCTGGCGCGCTCATGTGGACAGTCCCGCTTGCACGCGCACCTGGCACTGGCGCGGGATGCGCACCGTCGCCACCGTGCCCTGCGTCACCGTCGAACTGAGCTCGACCGTGCCACCGTGGGCCTTGACGAACATATTCACCGTGTACAGGCCCAGCCCCAGGCCCTGCCCCGTCCTGCGCTTCTCGCCCGCCTGCTGGAACGGTTCGAACAGGGTCGGCAGCAAGGCGGCCGGGATGACACCACGATTGGCAATGCGCAATTCAATGCTGTCGGCATCGCGTCCGTCCAGGGCCAGTTGCACCGGCGTGCCCGCCTCGCCATGCGTGATGGCATTGCATAACAGATTCGAGATGACTTGCGACAACAAGCCCGCATCACATTGCCCGTGCAGCTCGCCCACGCTGCTGATCTCGACCAGCGGGGCCTGGCCCGCCGTCTCGAACTCGTCGACGATGGCGCGCGCCAGCGCCAGGTAGTCGTGCGTGCTGCTGCGCAACTCCATCGTGCCCGAGCGGATGCGCGCCAGGTCCAGCAACTGGTCGACCATGCGGCCCATGCGCTTGGCGCTGCTTTCGATGCGCTGCGCCGTGACGACCACTTTAGGGTGGTCGCTCATCATCGGCAACAGCATGGCGCCGTTCATCACCACCGACAGGGGCGTGCGCAAGTCGTGGCCCAGCACGGCCATGAACAGTTCATTGAGGTGCAGCGCATGCTTGAGCTCGTCGAGCTGGGCCGACAACTCGCGTTTCTGCTGGTACAGCTGGACCAGCACGGCCACCTTGCTTTGCAAGGCTTTCACGTCGATGGGCTTGTACAGGAAATCGACGGCGCCCGCCTCGTAGCCACGGAAGCTGTAGCTCGGTTCACGCGACGCGGCCGTGAGAAAAATCAGGGGAATGCTGCGCGTGCGCTCGCTGCCGCGTATCAGCTCGGCCAGCTCGAAACCATCCATCTGCGGCATTTGCACGTCGATCAGGGCCAGCGCCACTTCATGCGTCAACAGCAATTCCAGCGCTTGCGCGCCCGAGCTGGCCTTCAGGATGATAATACCGGGCCGTGCCAGCACGGCTTCGGCGGCGACCAGGTTTTGCGCGATGTCATCAACGACGAGGATATGGATAGGAGCGGTCACGGATCGGTCTTCAGGCATCGTCACGGCAGAATGCCATAATGTTTTGATATGGAAATTAATATTGTTTCAGTCTTTGCATATATATTACACGCACTGTCATGCCCCCATTCACTTGTCCTCCCCGTTGTCCAGCAGAGCCAGGCTGGCGGCCATCTGCGGCAAATCGAGCACGCGGTCGGCGCCGGCCCGCTTGAGCGCGGCGGCCGGCATGATGCCATAGCTGGCCCGCTGCGGGTCTTGCACCCAGGCACTGCCGCCCAGCTGCCGCACGCGCGCCAGGCCCGCCGCGCCATCGGCCGAGGCACCCGTCAGGATGATGGCCAGCATGGCGCGCCGGTAGGCGTACGCGGCTGTTTCCAGCAGAACATCGATGGACGGGCGCGAAAAATACACGGGCGCTTCCTGCGACAGGGAAAAACAGCCATCGGGTTCGACTTGCAGGTGGTAATCGGGTGGCGCGAAATAGACGGTGCCGCCCTGCAAGGGCTCCTTGTCCTGCGCTTCGCGCAAGGGCAGCTGGCAACGTTCGGCATACAGATGCGGCAACTGGCTCGAACGGCCCGGCGCCAGGTGCAGCACCACCACCACGGCAGCGCGGCAGGTGGCGGGCAAGGCGCGCAGCACGATGCCCAGCGCTTCCACGCCGCCGGCCGAGGCGCCGATGGCGATCAGGCGCAGGCCGGCGGGCGGTGGCGCGACGTCGCTGGTCGGCAGCATGTCAGGCACGCTGGAAGATGCGTTCAGCCGGACTCAGCTCGTTGAAGCTGGCCGCATGGCGGCTGAAGTGCAGGCTTTCCTTCATGCCCAGGCCCAGGAAGCCCCGGTTCACCAGCGCTTCATGGAACAGGCCCAGGCTGCGGTCCTGCAAGTCTTTATTGAAGTAAATCATGACGTTACGGCAGGAAACCATGTGCACCTCCGAAAACACGCTATCCGTCGCCAGGCTGTGGTCGGCGAAAACGAACTGGCGCCGCAAGCGCCGCTCAAAGATGGCGCCCTTGTAGGCGGCCGTGTAATAGTCGGACAGCGAGCGCTTGCCGCCCGCCAGCTGGTAATTCTCGCTGAACTGGGCGATGCGCTCGATCGGATAGATGCCCGCTTCGGCCGCAGCCAGCGCTTCCACATTGATATCGGTCGCGTAAATCATGCTGCGCTCAAGCAAGCCCTCTTCTTCCAGCAAGATGGCCAGCGACCACACCTCTTCCCCGCTGCTGCAGCCGGCCACCCAGATCTTGATGGAGGGATAGGTATGCAGGATGGGCACGACTTTTTCGCGCAAGGCACGGAAATACGCGGGATCGCGGAACATTTCGCTCACTTGCACCGTGAAAAACTGCAGCATCTGCGCGAACATGGCCGGCTCGTGCAAGATGCGGTCCTGTAATTGCGACAGGCTGGCGCAGCCGAAGCGCTCCATGGCCTGGCGCATGCGCCGGCGCAGCGACGCGACGGAATAGTCGCGGAAATCGTGCTGATACCGCAGCAGTATTCCCTCAAGCAATAACTTCAGTTCTATATCGAAAATATCGTCATCTAACAACATCCACCTCATCGGATACCAGACCGTTGAACACAGTGCAACGCACACCATGCAGCACTGCCAAATGCTAGCAGATCGTCGGGGATTATCCCGCAGGAAAAGCGTCAGTTAGGTACGCTGGCGTACGCTAGACCCACTTTTTTCACGCGTCCACGCCCTTCATGCCCTCCTCCGTGTAGCGCGCGCCCGCCGCCATGCCCAAGGGAAAGGCCGCGTTCATCGCCGCCAGTTCGGCCCCGTCCAGATGCACGGCCAGCGCGCCGAGGTTGTCGTGCAGGTAGGCGATGCGCTTGGTGCCGGGAATGGGAATGATGTCGTCGCCTTGCGCCAGCAGCCAGGCCAGCGCCAACTGGGCCGGGGTGCAGCCTTTTGCGCGCGCGATGCCCTTGACTTGCGCAACGATGGCCTGGTTGCGCGCCAGGTTTCCCGCCGCGAAACGGGGATTGAACTGGCGAAAGTCGCCCGCGTCGAGACTGGCCGCATCGGCAATGACCCCCGTCAGGAAACCGCGCCCCAGCGGGCTGTAGGCAAAGAAACTGGCGCCTACTTCGCGGCAGGCGGCCAGCACGCCCTGCTCCGGTTCGCGCGTCCACAGCGAATATTCGCTCTGCACGGCCGCCACGGGGCAGAGCGCCGCCGCGCGCAACAGGGTGGCGGCACTTACTTCGCACAGGCCCACGGCGCGGATCTTGCCCTCTTGCAGCAGCTGCGCCAGCGCCCCCATCGATTCCTCCAGCGGCGTCTCCAGGTTCAGGCGGTGCAGGTAGAACAGGTCGATGCTCTCCACGCCCAGGCGCGCCAGCGACGCTACACATGCCTGGCGGATGTAGGCGGGGGAATTGTCGACGCGGCGCGCATAACTGCCCGCCTCGCGCGCCAGGCCGCACTTGGTGGCGACCAGGGCTTGTCCCCGATGGCTGACCAAAAAGCGCCCCAGCAATTGCTCGTTGTGGCCGAAACCGTAGGCGTCGGCCGTGTCGAACAGGGTCACGCCCGCCGCCAGCGCCGCTTCCAGGGTGGCCAGCGATTGCGCCTCGTCCGTCGCGCCATAGAATTCCGACATGCCCATGCAGCCCAGGCCCAATGCCGAGCTGGTCAAGCCGCTATGGCCAATGTATCGTTGTTGCAGTTGCATGTAGATCTCCCTTACGTTGACTCAATGCAGCCAGTCTAGGCCGCACCGGCTGGCGGGGGAATGCGCGATTTCGTGATACCTTTCTGGTATGAGAGCCCTCGATACCCATGCCTTGACCCTGTTTTGCGCCGTCGCCCGCTGCCTGAACTTCCGCCAGGCGGCAGAACAGTTGCACATGACCCAGCCGCCCTTGTCGCGCGCCATCAAGGGGCTGGAAGAGCGGCTGGGCACGCGCCTGTTCGAGCGCGACACGCAGGGCGTGGCCTTGACGCAGGCGGGCCGCACCCTGCTGCCGCAGGCGCTGCACATCCTCGATTTGCTGGAGACGGCGCAAGAATCGCTGCAGCGTGACAGCGCGCCCGCGCGCCTGCGCCTGGGCCTGACGAGTGCCGTGGCGGCCGGCCTGTTCCGCCCGCTGCTGGCGGCGCTGGAGGGGCAACTGGGCAATATTCGCCTGGAACTGACGGCCGCACCATCGCCGCGCCTGGTCGCGGCCGTGCGCAAGGGCCAGCTGGACGCGGCCCTGCTTGCCTTGCCCAGCGCCACGTTCGAGCTGGCCGTGCAGCCGCTGGCGCGCCAGCCCATGATGCTGGCCCTGCCCGCCGGGCACCGGCTGGCGAAAAAGCGCAAGCTCAGCCTGGCCGACATCGCGGCAGAATCGATTTACTGGTTCGAACGGGCGCGCCAGCCCGCCTTCTTCGACCATTGCCAGGTAGTTTTCCGCCGGCATGGTTTCGCGCCGTTTTTCCTGCGCGAAGCGCCCGACCACCATGTGCTGCTCGGCGATGTGGCGGCCGGCAAGGGCATGGCCCTGCTGGCCGATTCCTTCCGCGCGCTGCGCCTGGCCGGCGTGGTCTACCGGCCATTGCTGGAAGGCGAGGAATTGGCGGCCGGCATCGGCCTGGCCTGGCGGGAAGAGCACGGCCATGCGGCCCTGCCCCTGCTGCGCCAGCTGGCGCAAGAACATCTGAAAAAATGAGGGCCGGGCACGGATGCGCCAGACGCGCTACCATGGCGCCTTCCCCATTTTCGAGCGCCACCACGACCATGACGTTTACCATCAGCGACGCCGCCTACGGCACCGATACTCCCGCAGCCAAGCAAGCCATGTATGCGGACCTGCGCTCCCAGCTGCAAGGCTTGCTGTCGGGCGAGAGCGACTTCATCGCCAATACGGCCAACTTCAGTTCGCTGGTCTTCAATACGATGCCGGGTCTCAACTGGGCCGGCTTTTACTTCCTGAAAGGCGAGGAACTGGTGCTGGGTCCGTTCCAGGGCAAGCCGGCCTGCATCCGCATCAAGAAGGGGCGCGGCGTGTGCGGCACCACCGTGGTCGAAGGCAAGTCCATCGTCGTGCAGGATGTGCACGCGTTTCCCGGCCACATCGCCTGCGACGTCAATTCCCGTTCGGAACTGGTGGTACCCGTGTTTGCGAACGGCCAGATCATCGGCGTGTTCGACCTCGACAGCCCCTTGCCCGGCCGCTTCGACGATGTCGACGCGCAGGGCGTCGAATCGCTGGTGCGCGTGCTGGAAGCGGCTATCGTCGCCGAGTAATTAACTAGTTGCCCGCCTTGACGGCGATGAATTCGCCCTTGCCGACCGTCGCCAGGCACGCCGTGTAGCGGCTGTCGGCGCGGATGGCCTCGATAAAACCGGCCATGTCCGCGTAGTGCGAACTGGCGTTGTCGACCACCAGCACGCCGCCGGCCGCCAGCACGCGGTCCAGCTGCGGCCACCAGGACTCATATTGCTGACGCGCGGAATCGAGGAAGATGAAATCGTAGGCGCCGTCGGCCGCATCGCGCAGCACGTCGCCCGCGTCCGCCAGCAACTGGCCGATCACGCCCTGCAATTGCGCGCGCACAAAGTTGGCATGCGCCATGTCGAACTTGTCCTGCGCCTTTTCCACCGTCACCACACTGCCGCCCAGCGCCTGTACCGCGCGCGCCAGCCACAGGGTGGAATAACCGTTCGAGGTGCCGATTTCCAGCACCCGCCGCGCACCGCGCGCGTGCACCATCACGGCCAGCAATTCGCCCGTGTCGCGCGTGATGTTGAGCATGCGGCTGGCCCGCTCCACATGCGCCGCGTCATTGGCGTTGCCGAATGCTTCCAGTTCGCTTAATAAGGTATCGAGGGTATCGATGCTGTGCATGCCGCCTCCTTGTGCAAAGCATCAGCATAGCAAGAAAACTAGGCTTTGGCACGGCGCAGGGGGCGCTTCAGGTATTGCACCATCACCACGCCCAGCAAGGTCACGCCGCCGCCGATCACATCGTAGCTGTGCAAGGTTTCACCGAGGAACAGCATGGCGATGATCACCGTGAACACGGGCAGCAGGTTCATCAAAGTGGTGGCGCGGCTCGGTCCCAGCTTGGCCAGGCCATGCATCCACAAGAACGGCGCGATGATGGACGCGGGGATGCCGGCAAACAGCACCAGCGGCAAGCCGGCGCCGGTCACGGGCGGCGCGGACTGGCTCAGGTAATACACGAACAGCACGGGCACGGCGCACCACACCTGGATCAGCAGCGAGTGCCAGTTATTCAGGGGAATCTTCCAGCGCTTGAGCAGCACGCCATAGCCCGCATACGACAGGCAGGCAAGCAGCATCAGGGCGTCGCCCACGGCCGCGCCATGGGAAATCAGGGCGGCCAGATCGCCATGGCTGAGCAGATAGCCGAGTCCCAGCAGCGACACGAGGCCGCCAAACACGCCGCCCACGGTGGGCGCCTCTTTCAACAACAGCACGGACAGGCCCACGGCCAGCAGCGGCATCAGGGAAGCGAGGATGCCCATATTCGTCGCCGTCGTCGTTTGCGCGGCAATGTAGGCGAGGCACTGGTACATGACCATGCCCAACATCCCCAGCACAAACAGTTTTCCCAGATACGGTTGCACCACGGCCCGCTGCTTCCACACGGCGCGGCTGAAGACCAGCGCCAGCAGCACGCCGGCCAGCAGCCAGCGGTAGAACGAGATGGCGGCCGGATCGATCACGCCCACGGCCATCTTGCTGACGATGGTATTGATGGCCCAGATCAGCACGGCGATCACGGGAAACAGGTAATGCCTGGTTTGCATGCAAAGAACTCCAATATTCAAGACCGTCATTTTCGCATGGTCTGATTCCATGGATATAATGAATACCGGACAAATGATGCGAAGAACAGGACAAAGACACCATGGCCAGCAACCAGCATTTCCCCGCCGTTTCCGACGCCCTGCCCTATCCCGTGTATTTCCGCCTCGACGATTACCACGCGCACCAGCAATTCGATTACCAGAGCCATCCGTGGGGCCAACTCACGTATTGCTCCACGGGCGTGATGGAAATCATGGTGGCGGGCCAGCGCTATCTGTCGCCGCCCCAGTACGCCGTGTGGATACCGCCCGAGACCTTGCACGACGGCTATATCCGTCAGGATGTCGTATTTCACTCGGCCTATATCGATGCCAGCCTGTGCGCGCAGCTGCCGGCGCAGCCGTGCGCGCTGGTACTGAGTCCCTTGCTCAAAGCCATACTCGGCGACTTTGCCGAACGCGGCGTCACCACGCCCGCCACCCTGGCCGACCAGCGCCTGGCGCAAGTGCTGGTCGACCAGCTGCAGCTGGCGCCGTGCAGCCGCAACTACCTGCCGGGCAGCGACGAGCCCGTCATCGCGGCGCTGCTGGCGGCCCTGCAGGCGGAGCCGGGCAGTAACCGCTCACTGGCAGAGTGGGCCGCGCAA
This genomic interval carries:
- a CDS encoding aldo/keto reductase → MQQRYIGHSGLTSSALGLGCMGMSEFYGATDEAQSLATLEAALAAGVTLFDTADAYGFGHNEQLLGRFLVSHRGQALVATKCGLAREAGSYARRVDNSPAYIRQACVASLARLGVESIDLFYLHRLNLETPLEESMGALAQLLQEGKIRAVGLCEVSAATLLRAAALCPVAAVQSEYSLWTREPEQGVLAACREVGASFFAYSPLGRGFLTGVIADAASLDAGDFRQFNPRFAAGNLARNQAIVAQVKGIARAKGCTPAQLALAWLLAQGDDIIPIPGTKRIAYLHDNLGALAVHLDGAELAAMNAAFPLGMAAGARYTEEGMKGVDA
- a CDS encoding chemotaxis protein CheB gives rise to the protein MLPTSDVAPPPAGLRLIAIGASAGGVEALGIVLRALPATCRAAVVVVLHLAPGRSSQLPHLYAERCQLPLREAQDKEPLQGGTVYFAPPDYHLQVEPDGCFSLSQEAPVYFSRPSIDVLLETAAYAYRRAMLAIILTGASADGAAGLARVRQLGGSAWVQDPQRASYGIMPAAALKRAGADRVLDLPQMAASLALLDNGEDK
- a CDS encoding MAPEG family protein, which gives rise to MTPELTMLACTLVLALLQILLPALFRTRETGTAYNVSARDGDGPPVGKITGRLRRAQANLFETLPLFAAAVLIAHVTAQESALTLYGAALYLAARVLYLPLYAFGVPVVRTLVWCVSIAGLLMLFWAILFAS
- a CDS encoding RecQ family ATP-dependent DNA helicase; amino-acid sequence: MSSAANQSGKPGKPGKPGKHIQRLLRSVFGVARLRTGQQDVIDSVLAGRDTLAIMPTGSGKSLCYQLPAALLPGATLVVSPLISLMKDQLEKLQELGITAVQLNSSLSRAEEDEAIARIGQGGRIIIFCTPERLTSAAFLSLLGASPPSLVVIDEAHCISQWGHDFRPAYLEIAAALRALGRPPVLALTATATGEVVDDIDAQLEARMLQVINTGIYRANLRYRVIQVTNAGEKQDEVLRLLRETPGVGIVYAATVKAVEDLAARLAELGESVMCYHGKLAARERKHNQDLFMNGERRIMVATNAFGMGIDKPDTRFVIHLQVPANLEAYYQESGRAGRDGLPADCTLLYFQEDKRVQQFFLAKHYPTEGELAAIVAVAQELPATFAFAALASSLPEFSDGHLKVCLKLLKDGKLLRQDRKLGYSLKAPSAATPSFAQLAQVYVDKQERDKQALEQMVAYAQSGLCRWKLLLDYFGDAGDFERCCTCDNCQSPPALAAPITLDELPPAPVQVPAPAPAPQIAVGSRVRVPRYQIGTVLSVAGDQVTIAFPENTTRTFMAEFVVPA
- a CDS encoding PAS domain S-box protein; the encoded protein is MSAPAWPRGGGSMGELLRRRDWSATSLGALDGWPANLRTSVDIVLHSPMAMVLMWGPQHVMIYNDDYIQIAGERHPAALGGTVPAVWPEIWDWNARILEAGLRGETQVHRECCLPLLRDGQRTDVCFDLYYTPVHGADGQVDGVLCTALELTARMEEGRQLKLATAELGELNTTLQAEGEAVREANRRLGEERALLRALFQQAPSFMAMLRGPQHVFELANEHYLRLVGHRDLLGKTVEMALPEVKAQGFIELLDQVYRTGVPFEGRQVKVDLQTADGLTGQRHIDFVYQPIKDDEGVVTGILVEGIDVTERMEGEERLRLAQQAGGIGTFEWFPDTGAMVVSPTFRRLWGIADEEVVTERLLVSLVDARDQQKVGPSKLDLAPNPLEYVEYRIRRPADGALRWIARQGEVVAGRVPGQRRYVGVSFDVTERRHIEDELNASQERMAAIFGQASVGLSELGLDGRFQRVNGALCRMLGRSAEELLSLNMNDIMHPADVPGNGVLFQRLVETGESFSLEKRYLKPDGSQVWVSSNVSRLVDEQGHTRSLIAVKTDITDRRRVEKALHELNETLEHRVEQEVGERTKAEDALRQAQKMEAVGQLTGGIAHDFNNVLQIISGNLHLLQHLAGTDGLMRQRLDTAIAAVERGAKLSSHLLAFARRQPLQPVVADLARVVRNMDALLRRALGEAIDIVLVGGGGLWNTLIDRSQIENVILNLAINARDAMDGVGKLTIELGNVVLDEQYVHNLVDVPAGQYVMLSVTDTGRGMSGPVLQRAFEPFFTTKPEGAGTGLGLSMAYGFVTQSRGHIRIYSEPGVGTGVKIYLPRSLMAEADEELELSGVVTGGTETVLVVEDDVGVRTTVVDMLGALGYKVLKAEDGESALAVLHSGAQIDLLFTDVIMPGPVSSTEMARQARELQPDIAVLFTSGYAQDVIVHEGRLDAGVELLSKPYRREELARKLRHVLANRQQQMRARQFERSGAPVAGSTSASVRGSGTPGLDLTGHAPTPQGDMPTSMKILVVEDNLDSQLMVCELVGMLGHTVSGVSDGEAAWDLLNEQDFDILFTDVSLPGMSGIALARMVLRDKPDMRIIFSTGYGKESMDELGFSASVLRKPYDLMELQAALDQP
- a CDS encoding hybrid sensor histidine kinase/response regulator, which produces MTAPIHILVVDDIAQNLVAAEAVLARPGIIILKASSGAQALELLLTHEVALALIDVQMPQMDGFELAELIRGSERTRSIPLIFLTAASREPSYSFRGYEAGAVDFLYKPIDVKALQSKVAVLVQLYQQKRELSAQLDELKHALHLNELFMAVLGHDLRTPLSVVMNGAMLLPMMSDHPKVVVTAQRIESSAKRMGRMVDQLLDLARIRSGTMELRSSTHDYLALARAIVDEFETAGQAPLVEISSVGELHGQCDAGLLSQVISNLLCNAITHGEAGTPVQLALDGRDADSIELRIANRGVIPAALLPTLFEPFQQAGEKRRTGQGLGLGLYTVNMFVKAHGGTVELSSTVTQGTVATVRIPRQCQVRVQAGLST
- a CDS encoding CheR family methyltransferase, which produces MLLDDDIFDIELKLLLEGILLRYQHDFRDYSVASLRRRMRQAMERFGCASLSQLQDRILHEPAMFAQMLQFFTVQVSEMFRDPAYFRALREKVVPILHTYPSIKIWVAGCSSGEEVWSLAILLEEEGLLERSMIYATDINVEALAAAEAGIYPIERIAQFSENYQLAGGKRSLSDYYTAAYKGAIFERRLRRQFVFADHSLATDSVFSEVHMVSCRNVMIYFNKDLQDRSLGLFHEALVNRGFLGLGMKESLHFSRHAASFNELSPAERIFQRA